The following are encoded together in the Lathyrus oleraceus cultivar Zhongwan6 chromosome 3, CAAS_Psat_ZW6_1.0, whole genome shotgun sequence genome:
- the LOC127125558 gene encoding nuclear transcription factor Y subunit A-10: protein MAMQSVYLKEHEGIAHNFVGQLSSGNSNSATAPWWSGFGSPSVYGETGGGQIKSFSLEPSFAVVDQLAGNKQSGRGADHVLGKGHGNQFTIFPGDFKMSGDAQKPHTAISLQSSLPDTPTRFELGFSQPMICTKYPYADQFYGLISTYGPQIPGRIMLPLNMTSDDGPIYVNAKQYHGIIRRRQSRAKAVLGQKLIKRRKPYMHESRHLHAMRRPRGCGGRFLNTKKSSKGDGKSVSKVHKFCGQQLQCSGSPSSELFESDVGTLNSSKETNGSSPNISGFEVTSSYSRGNLGSFSVNHLGPTVHSLADMIDGGRGVIMPTKWVTAAGNCCNLKA from the exons ATGGCTATGCAAAGTGTGTATCTGAAAGAACATGAAGGGATTGCACACAATTTTGTGGGGCAATTGTCATCTGGTAATAGTAATTCAGCAACAGCACCATGGTGGAGTGGTTTTGGATCTCCATCTGTTTACGGAGAGACTGGTGGTGGACAAATCAAATCGTTTTCGTTGGAGCCGTCTTTCGCGGTTGTTGACCAACTTGCTGGAAATAAGCAATCTGGTAGAGGAGCTGATCATGTGTTGGGGAAAGGGCATGGCAATCAGTTTACCATCTTTCCAG GTGATTTTAAAATGTCAGGTGATGCACAAAAGCCTCATACAGCCATATCATTGCAGTCATCACTCCCCGATACCCCGACACGTTTCGAGCTAGGATTTAGTCAGCCTATG ATCTGTACGAAATATCCTTACGCAGATCAGTTTTATGGACTCATTTCAACTTATGGACCTCAAATTCCG GGACGCATAATGCTGCCGCTTAACATGACATCTGATGATGGACCGATTTATGTAAATGCTAAGCAGTACCATGGAATCATTAGACGCCGACAGTCCCGCGCCAAAGCTGTTCTTGGTCAGAAATTGATCAAACGCCGCAAG CCCTACATGCACGAGTCTCGTCATCTCCATGCAATGCGGCGACCAAGAGGGTGCGGTGGCCGTTTCTTGAACACGAAGAAATCATCCAAAGGAGATGGTAAAAGTGTAAGCAAAGTGCATAAATTCTGCGGTCAACAATTGCAGTGCAGCGGCTCTCCGAGTTCTGAACTCTTTGAATCTGATGTTGGAACTTTAAACTCGTCAAAAGAAACTAACGGTAGCAGTCCGAATATTTCTGGGTTCGAGGTGACTAGTTCGTATTCGAGGGGAAATCTTGGCAGCTTTTCCGTCAATCATCTTGGACCTACTGTCCACTCGTTGGCAGACATGATCGATGGTGGGCGTGGCGTCATCATGCCCACCAAATGGGTTACAGCAGCTGGCAACTGCTGTAATCTTAAAGCTTGA